From a single Chloroflexota bacterium genomic region:
- a CDS encoding MBL fold metallo-hydrolase: protein MPTRLKFLGAAQNVTGSKYLLEANDTRLLVDCGLFQERNLKERNWEPFPVSPESIDALLLTHAHVDHCGLLPKLVREGFHGKVYCTAATAEISEIVLMDSAHLQEEDAEFKRKRHEREGRKGPHPEIPLYTEDDARAVVPLLSPLRYKEAIPISNGIEATFYDAGHILGSSMVEVKVNQNGQERTIVFSGDIGRRGGPLLHDPTFFDDADYVVIESTYGNRTHEDTQSVEDGLSEVINYTQKAGGNIVVPSFALERAQELLYHLNKLLIKNHIPHLMVFVDSPMATSVTEVFQRHPELLNDKMAEFLNQKDSLFDFRGLKFVRTIDESKAINHIKGTVIIIAGSGMCTGGRIKHHLVQNITRPESTILFVGYQAVGTLGRQITDGFKKVRILGQTYPVRARVVQMDGFSAHADRDDLFKWISNLRSPPRHVFVTHGEPDSAQSLANLISNKKGWKVSVPAYQDEVILD, encoded by the coding sequence GTGCCCACTAGGCTGAAGTTTCTGGGAGCAGCCCAGAACGTTACCGGCTCCAAATACCTGTTGGAGGCTAATGATACCAGACTCCTGGTTGACTGCGGGCTATTTCAAGAGAGGAATCTGAAAGAAAGAAACTGGGAACCTTTCCCAGTTTCACCTGAGTCCATAGATGCCCTGCTGCTAACTCATGCCCACGTTGACCACTGTGGCCTCCTGCCTAAGCTAGTCCGGGAGGGATTCCACGGCAAAGTCTACTGTACTGCTGCCACAGCAGAGATATCCGAGATTGTCCTCATGGATTCCGCCCACCTGCAAGAAGAGGATGCTGAGTTCAAGCGAAAACGACATGAACGTGAGGGTAGAAAAGGACCGCATCCTGAGATCCCGCTCTATACCGAGGATGATGCGAGGGCAGTTGTGCCACTGCTGTCGCCGCTACGATATAAGGAGGCGATACCGATCAGCAATGGCATTGAAGCCACCTTCTACGATGCAGGACATATCCTTGGCTCATCTATGGTAGAGGTCAAGGTAAACCAAAACGGCCAGGAGAGAACGATAGTCTTCTCCGGAGATATTGGCCGACGGGGTGGGCCATTGCTTCACGATCCGACTTTTTTCGATGATGCAGATTACGTCGTGATAGAGTCCACCTACGGCAATAGGACACACGAGGACACGCAAAGCGTAGAAGACGGGCTTTCCGAAGTCATAAACTACACCCAGAAGGCCGGGGGAAACATAGTAGTACCCAGCTTCGCTCTAGAAAGGGCCCAGGAACTCCTGTATCATCTGAACAAGCTATTGATCAAGAACCATATACCTCACCTAATGGTCTTCGTCGATAGCCCTATGGCAACAAGCGTCACCGAGGTTTTCCAACGCCATCCGGAATTGTTAAACGATAAAATGGCTGAATTCCTCAACCAAAAGGATTCCCTTTTCGACTTCCGCGGCCTGAAGTTTGTCAGAACAATAGATGAGTCCAAGGCGATAAACCATATCAAAGGAACGGTCATCATCATAGCAGGGTCCGGGATGTGCACCGGAGGCAGGATAAAACACCACCTGGTCCAAAACATTACCAGGCCAGAGAGCACCATACTCTTTGTAGGATACCAGGCTGTGGGAACACTGGGCAGGCAAATTACCGACGGCTTCAAGAAGGTCAGGATACTGGGGCAAACTTATCCTGTGAGGGCGCGAGTGGTTCAGATGGATGGCTTCTCAGCCCACGCCGATAGGGACGACCTTTTCAAATGGATATCTAACCTGAGAAGCCCCCCGAGGCACGTCTTTGTCACTCATGGTGAACCCGATAGCGCCCAGTCTCTTGCAAACCTGATTAGCAACAAGAAGGGCTGGAAGGTATCGGTGCCAGCCTACCAGGACGAAGTCATCCTGGACTGA
- a CDS encoding NAD(P)-dependent oxidoreductase — protein MLVLITGGAGRLGTNVCKILLRDGYQVRVFDLDTPRNRKSVKELGRGAEILWGDITSSGLVRKAMEGVGAVVHMAGILPPLADEKPELAAKVNVGGTAVVVDLIKENGGHIPFVFTSSVAVFGPTPGAMRPISADKDDPQPKDMYGKTKLQAEALIKGSGIDYVILRLSASMYTVFEPSDVRRMFTIPLNNRVEMCHPDDVALAILNAIKNFEAAKGNTLVVSGGPTQRMLYRDMLNGILGVLKLPTPPANKFVQEPYYLDWYDTGKSQELLRFQQKTFGDYLQDYSRALSRKFSPLFLPFMCYFVGPLFGKAIVRFM, from the coding sequence ATGCTTGTACTGATTACTGGCGGAGCCGGCCGATTGGGGACCAATGTATGTAAGATTCTGTTGCGGGACGGATACCAGGTGCGTGTGTTCGATCTGGACACGCCGCGCAATCGGAAGAGCGTCAAAGAACTTGGGAGGGGAGCCGAAATCCTGTGGGGGGATATTACGTCGTCTGGTCTGGTTCGGAAGGCGATGGAGGGGGTGGGTGCAGTTGTTCACATGGCTGGCATCTTACCGCCTTTGGCTGACGAGAAACCGGAGTTGGCCGCGAAAGTCAATGTCGGTGGTACTGCCGTGGTTGTTGATCTGATAAAAGAAAATGGTGGCCACATACCGTTCGTGTTTACTTCATCAGTGGCAGTGTTTGGCCCTACGCCGGGAGCCATGCGGCCCATAAGCGCAGATAAAGATGACCCGCAGCCGAAGGACATGTATGGCAAGACCAAATTGCAGGCGGAGGCCCTGATCAAGGGGTCGGGGATTGACTATGTGATACTGCGCCTGTCGGCATCTATGTATACGGTGTTTGAACCTAGCGATGTCAGGCGCATGTTCACTATTCCACTCAATAACCGGGTGGAGATGTGCCACCCGGATGATGTGGCGCTGGCAATACTGAATGCCATCAAGAATTTTGAGGCGGCAAAGGGAAACACTCTGGTTGTTAGCGGCGGGCCTACCCAGCGGATGCTGTACAGGGATATGCTCAATGGTATTCTGGGAGTTCTCAAATTACCTACGCCGCCGGCAAACAAGTTTGTCCAGGAGCCTTACTATCTGGACTGGTATGATACTGGTAAGTCCCAGGAACTGCTGCGCTTCCAGCAGAAGACCTTTGGTGACTACCTCCAGGACTATTCCAGGGCACTATCCAGGAAGTTTTCCCCCCTCTTCTTGCCATTCATGTGCTACTTCGTGGGGCCGTTGTTCGGGAAGGCTATTGTTCGATTCATGTAG
- a CDS encoding MarR family transcriptional regulator, with product MIINTDKAELVQYVLNLHEKLGQLEQALRPIIPKEWLAIDLTMPQLKVMLMLSKEGPTRMSEIASSLGVTLATATGVVDRLVERGLVTRESFPGDRRVVMCRLSSEGQEFTSRLWQSGQTQVERLLKVMTPAQLQIVAQGTEIFIEAARTLQSDHQ from the coding sequence ATGATAATTAACACAGACAAGGCAGAGCTTGTTCAATACGTTCTTAATCTACATGAAAAGCTAGGGCAGCTCGAGCAGGCATTGCGTCCTATCATACCCAAGGAATGGCTCGCTATAGATCTCACCATGCCGCAGTTAAAAGTCATGCTCATGCTTTCCAAGGAAGGTCCTACGCGGATGAGCGAAATCGCTTCGAGTTTGGGGGTCACTCTAGCTACTGCCACAGGTGTTGTGGACCGCCTGGTAGAAAGAGGCCTTGTTACCAGAGAGAGCTTCCCGGGGGATCGCCGTGTGGTCATGTGCCGTCTTTCCAGCGAGGGACAAGAATTTACCAGCCGACTATGGCAATCGGGCCAGACACAGGTGGAGCGCCTCCTGAAGGTGATGACACCAGCACAGCTCCAGATCGTGGCTCAGGGAACAGAGATTTTCATTGAGGCAGCCCGGACATTGCAGTCTGATCATCAATAG